The following is a genomic window from Gigantopelta aegis isolate Gae_Host chromosome 5, Gae_host_genome, whole genome shotgun sequence.
AAAGCGAAGaataagaagaaaacaaacttcatcaTAGTCCTTTCCCACTCATGGAAAATATAATGTATTCCACTGTGTTTAGCTAATGAAGACAATGGCGATGTCCTGTTTTGAAAAGGCAGAGGAAGACCGGCATACCTCCATTGCGTTTACCACAGAAAATATGGTAATACTCCAGTTTTATCCCCCTGATATGGTGGCCAGAGTGTTGTTTGAAACAATCATCAAATTTGCAGAAACAAATCCAGTCTATCTTCAGAAAGTTGTTCTCGTTGCTTCCCCTCCTGCAAAAGCTTTGTTTAAGGTAGGTGTGatcgaaattaaaaaaatatatatatacagtgggaTAGTTACATATTACAATGTCTTACAAaacaacggggggggggggggggggggggggggatatttggAATTTTGATTCCATAATTgcacaatatataataacaaagaaACCAAACCATGAGGAATTGTATTATGTTTGGttcacacacacgtacgcacgcacatacacacacacacacacatatatgtatgtatgtatgtatgtatgtatatattggtgtgtgtgtgtctatatatatatatatatatatatatatatatatacatacatgtgtgtgtgtgtgtgtgtgtgtgtgtgtgtgtgtgtgtgattcgtcacgagtgttttttaatatggaaaatatcaaccgagtcattgttaatcggtatttgtacTATGATGAATTGTATTACGTTTGgttcacacacacgcacgcatgcacgcacacacacatacataattatgtatgtatgtatgtacgtacatacgtacgtacgtatgtatgtatgtatatatgtatgtattatgtacgtggtgtgtgtgtgtgtatgtgtatatatatatatatatatatatatatatatatatatatatgtgtgtgtgtgtgtgtgtgtgtgtgtgtgtgtgtgtgtgtgtttaatatggaaaatatcaaccgagtctacgACAATCGGTATTTGTTGAGGCCCTGGACTGGACGAggttgatgtttttttaatatgaaaatatgAGTTGcgaattctgtttatcctataacacttctaaaataacattttaattcaatttttagtaaaccacagtactaaagtcgccgccatcggtgatatgacgtcatcacgattagcacaaattagtttgacgtcacgcattttaactaaagctttgaaaacgttacgctgaggtacacaggtcttgttggcttctAAGCAAATGACTCATCCTCAGCAAcgcattacctagagaccttgtaaATTTGCATACTACTTATTAACATGGGTAAgtttggatatatatatatatatatatatatatatatagggtatatataaactaaaagtatcacatgggtttatggcatggatatcatgggtaagttttggatatatatatatatatatatatatatatatatatatatactttttatttaacaaactagatatagatatagatatagatatagatatatatatgttctatataaatcaaatatttgtgtgtggtatgtgtatggtgtatgtgtatgtgtatgtgtatacatgtactaacatagtatatatagtgtgtatcgttccagcccgtgcaccacgactggtatatcaaaggccgtggtatgtgctaccctgtatgttggatggtgcatataaaagatcccttgctgctaatcgaaaagagtaacccatgaagtggcgacagcgggtttcctctctcaataaatgtgtggtcgttaaccatatgtcagacgccatataaccgtaaaataaatgtgttgagtgcgtcgttcaataaaacatttctttctttctttctcttagtATTTTCTACAGCGCATACCCTCAGAATGGCAAATACATGTGAAATAGAGATAGTGCATGCATTATAGTTCTTGTTAAGAAGGATCATAATGTTTAGCCGTTACTATTCATTATATTAAAGACGCAAACCCCAACATGaacactgagtttagttaatctaaaaCTCttgaacacatttttaataaagttacaaAGACCacaaacacttcggatgtacggaaatggataatttcaccaataaaatataattaaaatatgatttcagttatcaaaaaaaagaaaaagagagaaaaaaagagactcTAACGGTGACAAATATACATTAGTGTTACATTTATCAAACGTATTCACATTGTTTTCGGgtcgggacgtaacccagtggtaaagcgctcgattgatgcgcggtcggtctacgatagatccccgtctgtggacccattgggttatttctcgttccagccagtgctcatcaactggtgtaataaaggccgtgatatgtactatcgtgtctgtgggatggtgcatataaaagatcccttgctgctaatcgaaaagagtagcccatgaagtggcgacagcgggtttcctctcaatatctgtgttgttcttaaccatatgtctgacgccatataaccgtaaataaaatgtgttcagtgtgtcgttaaataaaacatttccttccttccttccttcacattGTTTTGCTCATTTTTCAGGTCGGATACGAAGACCTGGTGTGTCCTATATTGTTGATGATCTCCTCATGCAACATGTAAGATAATAGAATTTACAGATTGTCTGTTACTTCTTTGAAACCATGGGTAAATGGATgaacgaataaatgaatgaatacaccCCAGTATGACACAACAATGAGTAGAGAAAAGCACAAAGTATATCTGAGCAAACTGTCTAAATCGACATACACGAGACTGGCAgaagacccccaccccccgcaatTTTCATTACGTTTCACCTTaagacaaagttaaagtttctttaacgacaccactagagcactcatgtattaatcatcggctattggatgtcagacatctagtaattttgacttataatcttagaggaaacccgctacattgtttcattagaaGCAGAGGATcgtgtatatgcaccatcccacatacaggatagcacataccacatactttgatataccagtcgtgatacactAGCTGCAACGAGAactagcctaatgggcccaccaactgagattgattctagactgaccgtacatcaagcgTTCGCTTTACTTTCTGAACTACGTCCCActcacattaaaacaaaatcgttGAATACAAATTTCAAATTGCGAATGACTACAGCATACACACCACCACTGGACATGGATaagtgggaaggaaggaaggtaatattttatttattgacgtactcatcacatttttttacggttatatggcgtcagacatatggttaacgaccacacagatattgaggtaggaaacccgctgtctccacttcatgggctactcttctcgattagcagcaagagatcttttatatgcaccatcccacagacaggatagcacataccacagcctttgatgtaccagtcgtggtgcactggctggggcaaGAAatgacccaatgggcccaccgacggggatcgatcccaaaccaaccgcgcatcaagcgagcgctttaccactgggttgcgTCCCGCCCCTGGATAAGTGGGATGCAGACGCAATGTGTATTGGTCAGATTAACCACACCATGAAAAATATGTATTCACGTAGCAGCTACACAATTTAAACTATCCAGTTACATGATCGTCCAGTTATTGCTGGATTGGTTAATGAATTCGCTAACAACAAATAGTCAGAATGATTTTCATTAATCACTTGGGATAGAGCAGaatatatttgttgatttttattaatatacttGTTATAGGTTGATGTCATCGTGAATTCCACCGGGAATAGATTAAATCTCAGCGAGGGACCAATAAGCAAGATAATACTAGAAGCGGCTGGGTCAAGTATTCAGGAGGAATGCAAAAATAATTACCCGAATGGGATTGAAAGCTGGGGCGTGGCTGTCACAAGTGGAGGCAATATAACTTGCAAGCAGATTTATCACATATGCCTCGTTCGTTCCGAATGGTCATCCGTTAAACAGGTTGttaataatgaattattatGTTCTCACACCGAGTATAACATGTTATACATCTTCATGTTACATTGACCTTAGTTCCAGTTCAGTTGcaaatgtttctttgtttgtagcTATACTTTAAGCAAGATTCTTAATAAATGTGGCAAATTGTATTTGTCAATCGTAACAGATAAAACCGTATTCCATGACGTAAATAGTATATCTGCACAAAGTcatgattgcttccatgatcctcCATCAGATGTTCATTCTTAGGAggagaatagaatagatgtttaatgacaccccagtatgaaaaatacatcggctatttattaggtgtcaaactattgtaaATGCAAACATAATGTGATGATAACCATCATTATAAAACTTCGAAGAGTTAAatgaaaacacagtgtaaagaactgtgtaaaaatacaaatattccttAGGAGGAGCGTCACACCCCTAGGATATCCATAACAGGATGTTTTAGCCTGtacgaggactgccacttctacGACTAGCTTAGAGCTGTGTTAAACAGCAACTGATAATGTGAGCTTTGAAGACGGTGTCTTAATACAGATGAGCTTGTGCAGTACTAGATGATTTTGTAGATTATTAAAGAAGCCAGTTAAAACAGGTGGTTGATTCATACAGGTCATGTTTTGTTACTTTGAATTGTTTGTGTAACAAGTTAGTTAGCGTCTAaagacatgaatgaatgaatgaatggatgtttaacgacaccccagcacgaaaaatacatcggctattgggtgtcaaactatggtaatgcaaataaataaagtgatgatcaacatcaacataaaaattcaaggtttaaacaaaaacagtgtaaagaactgtgcaaaaatacaaatacaaatatcacagaattttacggacaccgaattttactctaaacttcaatttgtgctgtattggccattctcaaagagaatgttacacccctgcaccacggtgaggttacagcacgcgcaggggctaaAGACATGATGTTGTTCTATTCATAATAGGTCATTTTGTACTACATATTGTACGTCAGACTTTGGAGAATAGTCAGATGGCTTTTTAAAaacgttaacgtttgttttgcttaacgattTATTTGTCataggttattggatgtcaaacatttggtatttctagCACGTAGTCGTagaacctgctacatgtttttccattagtagcatgggaggTTATATGCATCAAATCACATATTGGATAGAAcattccatggcctttgatatactagtcgtagtgcactggctggaatgggacaTGGCCTCTTAAGTCAAGTAGTTgttaagaaaacaattttatttctaCCAGAGTTTGTATGTTAGATTTTAAGAAATAATCAACCGGCCTTAAGAGACAGGTGACTATTTTGTATTACAGTTTGTATTCAAATTAGTGTTCAAATTATTTTGGTGGCGAAATACTTTCATTTCTGTCGTGAATTATTTCTTGTTCAGATTAttgttaacaatattttattcaaattgatataaattaaagaatTGCTGAAGTTgcccaaaaataatattttaaaaaattgttcatAATTAATTTCAGAAATACAAAGACATCATCAACTATTTGTTGGAAACAGCTGACTCTACAGGCCACACGTCAATAGCATTTCCTGTTCTGGGAACTGGACTGATCCAGTACCCAAATGATCAAGTGGCAAAAAGCCTCTTTGAAACAGCCATGGCATTTCAAGGAAATCATCTAAAAACCATCCTTTTTGTTGTGCACCCAAAAGATTTTGCTAATCGAAAGGTAAATTGTAGTATGTATGCAGTGACAGataattgaaatttgttttaacgaTAACACTAGACCATATTGAtatgttaatcatcagcttttgggtgtcaaacacttggtgattttgacatatagtcatagagaggaaaactGCAACATTTTCCTATCGTTAGCatgcgatcttttatatgcaccatccctcaaaTATGATatcacacataccacagcctttgatataccagccgtggtgcattAGAACGAGAAATTGTCACATGTGCTCGTCGACTGAAATCTACCCTAGACCGTCAGCGCATCAGGTGATCGCTTTACCTTTGGGCTCCGTCCCGCATATAAAGTCACATACACGTGCTATTTGAAAAGTTATTTCCAACTGGATGTAATCTGTAATCATTATTGATGTAAAGTTTGTGTAGTGTCTAGAGGAGCACCAAATAATTTGGATATTTTCACTTTCACAGATTTTTACTTTAAGGTGATCCCCCACGTTCAGTTTTATGCTCTAAGATATATATTTGAGTGGATCTACTGGACGCAATTAGTCATTAAAATGTGAAACTATTATTCACCTTTGAATTGTTGGACTTTCTTCAGTTACTAAGCATTCTGACTCCATGCATTCTTCATAGTAAAATCAAATATGTGTGACCGTtataaaagtttttattttcaaatccaTAATTTGTTTTGATCTTTAGAAATGAATATAGATTTCTTCTATTTTTCAGGCATTTcgaaaagaagaacaaaatcACACTCAGCTGGAGGAACATGCTCTAGATAAAGGTAATCCAGCTTgatgtacattatattttataattttaagtgTTGTTTGCTTGGGTCGTTTTCTTTGTTGGTGGAATTAATTCACAGAATAAAGCCTATGTTAGGTACTTTCCTAAGCAAAATTTTCAGTCACACATTTCAAAGAATAAGACTGCTTTCTAAATAATTAGAAACAAGTATAAaaccgatgatgatgatgatgatgatgacgacgacgacgacgacaacgacaacaacatcaacaacaacaacaacaacaacaataataataataattgtttgatGCATTTTTTTGGAGTGGGTAAAAGTAAACGTGTTTatagcacatttaaattaaattctCTTTGCATATGCAGCGTGCAGTATTAGCTTGGTCAAAGGTGACATTGCCAactaaaatgtaagtaaaagtacacccccccccccccaccctagtATTAAATTTGTTTGACTGATTAGCAATAATTACTACATGCTAAATTATTAAAGTCTACACCTATCTAATAGggtaagaaatatatttagatcTTTTTCGTCAGTCTAATATGCCCGTATTTAACACGCAATGCACGTCCCCATCGGGAAAGAGCAAACGTTCGTATCGCCCACTTTCAACGACCATAACTTTAGGAAACAGTAAagcacattttcatatctccaaagttcaagggccatatcctgttaaaatgtgtaaatcaccAAGAATTACCACATTCAGCTCAATACATAGCATTGTGAAACAGGTTTGGAAAACTATatgacacagacagacagacggagatgaaacctaaagcccccccccccccccccccccccccgattgtcccagtaggggactaattaaTACTTGGcaatatgaaacaaaaacaaagccttTCTACTCTGTTGCTTAATGTTATAGCTTATATCGCTGTTCTATCAGCACAAAACaatcccaacccccccccccccccccccaccaaccccaGAGCATAACCTTTGTTTAGATCCACaaatatgtgtttgtttatgaATCTGAATGATGCAGGTATAACCTGTAACACGTACTGAACTCCACTCAAAATACACCAGTCAGATTTGAAAGTTTCAAAAGATGTGTTAaatagagtatttttaatatggaaaatatcaaccgagtcttggttaatctgtatttgccgaggctctgccgagacaattACCGATAAACTAGACtagattgatattttacatattaaaaaacacgagtagcgaattttatttatcctataacacttctaaaataacattttaattaaatgtttagcaaatcacagtactaaagtcgccgccatcggtaatataatgtcatcacgattagcacaaattagttttacgtcacgcattttaactaaatctttgaaaacattatgctcaggtatacagctcttgttagtttgtaaacaaatgacccatccacagcaaaacattacatagagaccttgcaaatttgcataccattattaaccgggttaatacactacaGTAtgacatgggtttatgacatggatatcatgtgtaagttataggataaaatgTAATTCATTTAAATGGTTTTGTCTAACGGAATTGTTTCTGGTTGGCAATAAATAACCCCAATAATTATACACAAGAATTAGAGTTATTGCGTGCTTTATAGCAACCTCGCACAGCTGAAAATTGTGTGGTACGTTTTGAAAGTTTTGCTAATTTCACACAGAAATGTTAAGTAATATATTGATGCCTTCCTTTACTATTGAAACCAATATGAATTCCACATATACCGTATAGCAGCttggtctatgatcgatccccgtctgtaaGACCACtaagttatttctcattccatcctactggtgtaacaaagaccgtggtatgtaccgtcTTGTCTGTCGTGTGATGCATACATAAGATCCATTGCAGCTAATTGCAAAGACTAGTCCATTGACTGGAggcagtggatttcctctctaattatatcGGTGGCACATAACCATATGCCCTACGCCATATAACTTTAATTGAAacgaattaaatgaaacattactTTCGTTCGTTCTTGTGTTATAGCAACAGGGTTTACGACTGATGGCGTTTAAAAAGTCGATAAAATAATCACTATAGACATattggaaaaaaatatttgattaatttgCCATCATGGTACACACAGATATCCACATGCTGAATGGACTCCTTGAGGAAATTAGTTTGTGAGTTAAAACGTTTCGAAGATTGTGCTTCATTCAACTTGAGAACGTAAAATGGTGATTTTTGTATTTGACTTTTAGGTGGATGTCATTATTAACTCAACAAGTCGAAACCTCGACTCCATGTCGGGATCATTAACAAGAGTTGGCGGCCATACCCTTCTACAGGAATGTAAAACAAAGTATCCAAATGGAATTAAATCTGGCGACATTGCTGTGACTGGAGGGGGAGATCTTAACTGCAGGAATGTTTACCATATTAGACTGGACAAGTGGTCACCAGATGAAAAAACTGTTAATGTAtgataatttaatacatatttatagaaTAATGTAAGATATAGTAACATGGACAGCTGACCTGTTACATGGCCTAATAAAATATGATAtgtagaggatatttcatgggggggggggggggggtatgtcaAGGAGCTATgtgtgaaaacaatattttcacgaattgtgaCCGAATCAACACACATTTTTACATaggttacaactaatattgtgggtagaataatgaaaCTTCATTGTGAAAGGTGTTGAGGCCAGCTCATTGTTCTCGAATTTCTCCATTGTTTTTTGCCCGAGTCAGTTGCCTCTGCCCCTGtcccgcttaaggcaggtgaccgctgattacagatggtcgctaggacaggtttgaatatacatatatatatatatatacatatatatatatactcttcaaaagaagaaacgcaaaaccacattgtcgtaacatttggagaattgatttaattattgaatggtgagtccgataattaccaaatgttgcaggattgttcacgattcactctagtccattgtgagtaagtgataggacacaccaccaaggtcaaggtcatctggagtcaataccgggtgtggcctccgcgtgtgttgacaactgcctggcaccgcctgcccattgaagcaaccagagtacggatgacgtcccgggggatggtggcccactcggcctgcaaggctgctgccagctcgggcagggtctggggctgtggttgtcgctgtcggaggcgtcggtccaactcgtcccatagatgctcaattgggttcaaatccggtgatatcgatggccaaggaaggacattaatgttgttgttctgtaggaaagccgttgtgagacgtgctgtgtgaggcctggcgttgtcatgttggaaca
Proteins encoded in this region:
- the LOC121373055 gene encoding protein mono-ADP-ribosyltransferase PARP14-like, producing the protein MAMSCFEKAEEDRHTSIAFTTENMVILQFYPPDMVARVLFETIIKFAETNPVYLQKVVLVASPPAKALFKVDVIVNSTGNRLNLSEGPISKIILEAAGSSIQEECKNNYPNGIESWGVAVTSGGNITCKQIYHICLVRSEWSSVKQKYKDIINYLLETADSTGHTSIAFPVLGTGLIQYPNDQVAKSLFETAMAFQGNHLKTILFVVHPKDFANRKVNCSMYAVTDN